A window from Trinickia violacea encodes these proteins:
- a CDS encoding DUF4239 domain-containing protein, translating into MSHVTIAWIVFACVFGSALVGMYVRTVLPEHHLSDESTGVLKLAVGLIATMAAIVLGLLISSAKSSFDTVTSEVVRNSANVILLDRVLAQYGPETKEVRELIKQRVGTLIQILASGEPAQIAKLGTPEAMSRAESIQHKLEELSPHSDAQRQLQARAVQIGDEVLAARQLTMLQAEGSTPAPLLICLVLWLAIIFCSFGLFAPANPTVIFGLLLGALSTSVAIFLILEMNTPLAGMVTVSLAPMREALAVLGQ; encoded by the coding sequence GTGAGCCACGTCACAATCGCTTGGATCGTGTTTGCCTGTGTCTTCGGCAGCGCGCTGGTCGGCATGTACGTGCGCACCGTCTTGCCGGAGCATCACCTCAGCGATGAATCAACCGGCGTCTTAAAGCTGGCGGTCGGCCTGATCGCCACGATGGCCGCGATCGTGCTCGGCCTGCTGATTTCGTCGGCGAAGAGTTCGTTCGATACCGTGACCAGCGAGGTCGTGCGCAATTCCGCCAACGTCATCCTCCTCGATCGCGTTCTTGCCCAGTATGGTCCGGAAACGAAGGAGGTTCGCGAGCTGATTAAGCAGAGAGTCGGTACGTTGATCCAGATACTAGCCTCCGGCGAACCTGCGCAGATCGCAAAACTTGGCACCCCCGAGGCAATGAGCCGGGCGGAAAGCATTCAACACAAGCTGGAGGAACTGTCGCCGCACAGCGACGCGCAACGTCAACTGCAAGCACGCGCGGTCCAGATTGGGGACGAGGTGCTGGCTGCGCGCCAGCTTACGATGCTGCAAGCCGAGGGCTCGACCCCCGCCCCGTTGCTGATCTGTCTGGTGTTGTGGCTCGCCATTATTTTTTGTTCGTTTGGTCTGTTCGCTCCCGCCAACCCGACGGTCATTTTCGGGTTGCTTCTGGGCGCGCTGTCCACGTCCGTTGCCATATTTCTGATTCTCGAGATGAACACACCGCTCGCCGGGATGGTCA
- a CDS encoding diguanylate cyclase domain-containing protein — MGVALFDFFDLTPTSLWLEDYSQLRELFDSWRAQGVTDLRRFLEEDTRRVAACSACIRVLKVNRRTLALYGAQSFEELTSRLDHVLRDDMLEAHVDELVQMWSGHTSFESKSVNYTLDGRRLDILLKGVILPGHEAQWDRVLVAIDDITELEDARRRAAASEEYARGVFEHAPVSLWVENFSSIKMLLEEVRMQGITDFRTFTDVHPEFVERCMAEIQVLDVNQHTLGMFKSPDKATLLSRLPEVFRDDMRPHFREQLIDLWEGRLFQQREVVNYALDGNEVNVHLQFSVFPGHEEHWDLVLLALTDITARKKAEMYLEYLGKHDVLTKLKNRSFYVDELNRLERKGPFPVSAIIVDLNNLKAVNDQLGHAAGDALLRRAGEVLGKAIQKPFQAARIGGDEFAVLMPGADARDAELVIESIDKLVELNNQFYTGPKLSFSVGSATCEKGGRLEDTLRAADAAMYENKRNHYEAANHSER, encoded by the coding sequence ATGGGCGTCGCGCTGTTCGACTTCTTCGACTTGACACCCACGTCGCTGTGGCTGGAGGACTACAGCCAGCTGCGCGAGCTGTTCGACAGCTGGCGCGCGCAAGGCGTGACCGACCTGCGCCGCTTTCTCGAAGAGGACACGCGGCGCGTGGCCGCCTGCTCCGCCTGCATCCGCGTGCTGAAGGTCAACCGCCGCACGCTCGCGCTCTACGGGGCGCAGTCTTTCGAAGAGCTTACGTCACGCCTCGATCACGTGCTGCGCGACGACATGCTCGAAGCGCACGTCGATGAACTCGTCCAGATGTGGTCGGGACACACGTCGTTCGAGAGCAAGAGCGTGAACTACACGCTCGATGGCCGGCGCCTCGACATTCTGCTCAAAGGCGTGATCCTGCCCGGACACGAGGCGCAATGGGATCGCGTGCTGGTGGCGATCGACGACATCACCGAGCTCGAAGACGCGCGCCGCCGCGCCGCCGCGAGCGAGGAGTACGCACGCGGCGTGTTCGAGCACGCGCCCGTTTCGCTATGGGTCGAGAACTTCTCGAGCATCAAGATGCTGCTCGAAGAAGTGCGCATGCAGGGGATCACCGACTTTCGCACCTTCACCGACGTGCACCCCGAGTTCGTCGAGCGCTGCATGGCCGAAATCCAGGTGCTCGACGTCAACCAGCACACGCTCGGCATGTTCAAGTCGCCGGACAAGGCAACGCTGCTCTCGCGGCTGCCGGAGGTGTTCCGCGACGACATGCGTCCGCACTTTCGCGAGCAGCTGATCGATCTGTGGGAAGGACGGCTCTTTCAGCAGCGCGAAGTCGTCAACTACGCGCTCGACGGCAACGAAGTGAACGTGCATCTGCAGTTCTCGGTGTTCCCGGGACACGAAGAACACTGGGATCTCGTGCTGCTTGCGCTCACCGACATCACCGCGCGCAAGAAGGCCGAGATGTACCTCGAATATCTCGGCAAGCACGATGTGCTCACGAAGCTGAAAAACCGCTCGTTCTATGTCGACGAACTGAACCGGCTCGAGCGCAAGGGTCCGTTCCCGGTCAGCGCGATCATCGTGGACCTCAATAACCTGAAAGCCGTGAACGACCAGCTCGGCCACGCGGCCGGCGACGCGCTGTTGCGCCGCGCCGGCGAAGTGCTCGGCAAGGCGATTCAAAAGCCGTTCCAGGCGGCGCGCATCGGCGGCGACGAATTCGCGGTCCTGATGCCGGGCGCCGACGCGCGCGATGCGGAGCTCGTGATCGAGAGCATCGACAAGCTCGTCGAGCTCAACAACCAGTTCTACACCGGTCCCAAGCTCAGCTTCTCGGTCGGCAGCGCCACCTGCGAGAAAGGCGGCCGTCTTGAAGACACGCTGCGCGCCGCCGACGCCGCGATGTACGAGAACAAGCGGAATCACTACGAAGCGGCGAATCACTCGGAGCGCTAG
- a CDS encoding YybH family protein produces the protein MGKLDDSILQVLDDYKAAVFEKDVDSFVALYDKDVLVFDMWGAWSYNGIESWRDMAAGWFSSLGTERVIVDFSDAQAIVAQDLAVVHAFVTYKAVTAEGVELRSLDNRLTVTLRLKGEAWKIIHEHTSAPIDLDTAKAIFKRC, from the coding sequence GTGGGCAAACTCGACGATTCGATCCTGCAGGTTCTGGACGACTACAAAGCGGCGGTGTTCGAAAAAGACGTCGACTCGTTCGTCGCACTGTATGACAAGGACGTGTTGGTCTTCGACATGTGGGGCGCCTGGTCGTACAACGGCATCGAGTCCTGGCGGGACATGGCGGCAGGCTGGTTCAGCTCGCTGGGTACAGAGCGCGTTATTGTGGATTTCAGCGATGCGCAAGCAATCGTCGCTCAAGACCTCGCCGTGGTTCATGCCTTCGTGACATACAAAGCGGTGACGGCCGAAGGCGTGGAATTGCGCTCGCTGGACAATCGGCTGACGGTAACGCTCAGGCTAAAAGGGGAGGCGTGGAAGATCATCCACGAGCATACGTCTGCCCCGATCGATCTCGATACGGCGAAGGCCATTTTCAAGCGTTGCTAG
- a CDS encoding VOC family protein, with protein MTELVTCMWFDEGKAREAAEFYAATFPDSHIDAGHASPIPGIGQGPELTVEFTVLGRRFLGLNGGPDVKPNQAVSLIVLTDSQEETDRYWNAIVRNGGEEVACGWCKDRWGFSWQITPKMLLDLVHSLDRDAAKRAMEAMMKMKKIDIATIERAAATE; from the coding sequence ATGACTGAACTCGTCACATGCATGTGGTTCGATGAAGGCAAAGCACGCGAGGCGGCGGAGTTCTATGCCGCCACCTTTCCCGATAGTCATATCGACGCAGGCCATGCATCCCCGATACCGGGCATTGGACAGGGCCCGGAGTTGACGGTCGAGTTCACCGTGCTCGGGCGTCGCTTCTTGGGGCTGAACGGCGGGCCCGACGTCAAACCCAATCAGGCAGTCAGCTTGATCGTCCTGACGGATAGCCAGGAAGAGACCGACCGATATTGGAACGCCATTGTCCGCAATGGCGGAGAGGAAGTGGCTTGCGGCTGGTGCAAGGACCGCTGGGGCTTTTCGTGGCAGATCACGCCCAAGATGCTGCTCGACCTCGTCCATTCGCTCGATCGTGATGCCGCCAAGCGCGCGATGGAAGCGATGATGAAAATGAAGAAGATCGACATCGCCACGATAGAGCGCGCAGCGGCAACTGAATGA
- a CDS encoding c-type cytochrome, whose product MEIEMNSGNRSIFPSARSTFFVLVAAALISLAGAFAFMYSGLYDVSAASGHNPLVAWFLHATYEQSLHRHAKNVHVPADLMTTANVEAGARLYQSTCVLCHGAPGQPLSPIGQGILPLAPNLLGATRRNNPQLMYWVIRNGVKMTAMPAFGKTHDDAQLWQIASFLYQARGISPHDYEKMTASGSGK is encoded by the coding sequence GTGGAAATCGAAATGAATTCAGGTAATCGCTCCATTTTCCCTTCAGCCCGTTCGACATTCTTCGTCCTCGTTGCAGCCGCGCTGATATCCCTAGCCGGCGCATTCGCCTTCATGTATTCGGGCCTTTACGACGTGTCGGCGGCATCGGGCCACAATCCTCTCGTCGCCTGGTTCCTGCACGCAACTTATGAGCAGTCGCTGCACCGGCACGCGAAAAACGTCCACGTGCCCGCGGATTTGATGACCACAGCCAACGTGGAAGCCGGCGCACGCCTATACCAGTCGACCTGCGTGCTTTGCCATGGCGCGCCCGGACAGCCGCTCAGCCCGATCGGACAAGGCATCCTGCCGCTGGCTCCCAACCTTCTGGGAGCGACGCGCCGCAACAATCCGCAATTGATGTACTGGGTCATCAGGAACGGCGTCAAGATGACTGCGATGCCTGCGTTCGGCAAGACGCATGACGATGCGCAACTCTGGCAGATCGCGTCCTTTCTTTACCAAGCGCGCGGCATCTCCCCGCACGACTACGAAAAGATGACGGCCAGCGGCTCGGGAAAATGA
- a CDS encoding LysR substrate-binding domain-containing protein: MEIKWIEDFIALAQYQSFSRAAEFRNVTQSGFSRRIQSLEQWVGAELIDRSSFPPVLTPAGQLFREVADDVLNKLFDTRAIIRTEQRIAGKSLQIAAGHTIALNFLPAWFKALATHFGEMRARVVPTNVHDSILMLVNGNCELMFAYHHPELPLHLDPAKYEHVTVGIDTLMPASRPTGRSAPMYRLPGTAKQPLPHISYTETSYFGRCLALLLGRAPTPPALLLHYESDMAEVLKKLVMEGEGLAWLPKSAIAAELDAGELVPAGPPVWNLDIELRVYRDASNRNEFVNTLWQHLHAVSQFGG; the protein is encoded by the coding sequence ATGGAAATCAAGTGGATCGAGGACTTCATCGCCCTTGCTCAATACCAGAGCTTCTCGCGCGCGGCGGAATTCCGGAACGTGACGCAGTCCGGATTCAGCCGGCGGATTCAATCGCTCGAGCAGTGGGTTGGCGCGGAGCTGATCGACCGCAGCAGCTTTCCGCCCGTGCTGACGCCCGCAGGTCAACTGTTCCGTGAAGTCGCGGACGATGTCCTGAACAAGCTCTTCGATACGCGCGCCATCATCCGGACCGAGCAGCGGATCGCAGGCAAGAGCCTTCAGATCGCCGCCGGGCACACGATCGCGCTGAATTTTCTTCCTGCCTGGTTCAAGGCGCTTGCCACCCACTTTGGGGAAATGCGCGCGCGCGTGGTGCCGACCAATGTGCACGACTCGATCCTGATGCTCGTGAACGGCAACTGCGAACTGATGTTCGCGTACCACCACCCCGAGCTGCCCCTGCATCTCGATCCGGCGAAGTATGAGCACGTCACGGTGGGGATCGACACGCTGATGCCTGCCAGCCGGCCCACTGGCCGTTCGGCTCCGATGTATCGACTGCCCGGCACGGCGAAGCAGCCGCTGCCTCACATTTCCTATACTGAGACGAGTTATTTCGGGCGTTGCCTCGCTTTGCTGCTGGGTCGAGCCCCCACGCCACCGGCCTTATTGCTTCACTACGAATCGGACATGGCCGAGGTGCTCAAGAAGCTGGTCATGGAAGGCGAAGGTCTGGCGTGGCTGCCGAAAAGCGCGATTGCCGCCGAACTCGATGCGGGCGAGCTGGTGCCCGCGGGTCCGCCGGTCTGGAATCTCGACATCGAGCTGCGCGTGTACCGCGACGCATCGAATCGCAATGAGTTTGTGAATACGCTTTGGCAACATCTCCATGCGGTATCACAATTTGGCGGCTAG